A single region of the Salipaludibacillus sp. LMS25 genome encodes:
- a CDS encoding DUF2680 domain-containing protein, which produces MMRKVVLSMMAALVLTVGAESFLTLEASAEENEQTEEITLTEEQQEEMSALQKEALEQQRTIINKYVEFGVFTEEKGDKIIKHFEKGYEELESTGFIPKWKQPHQKES; this is translated from the coding sequence ATGATGCGTAAAGTTGTATTAAGTATGATGGCAGCACTCGTTCTAACAGTAGGGGCTGAGAGCTTTCTCACCTTAGAAGCGTCAGCGGAAGAGAACGAACAGACAGAAGAAATTACGCTTACGGAGGAACAGCAAGAGGAAATGTCAGCCTTACAAAAAGAAGCCTTAGAACAACAACGAACCATTATTAACAAATATGTTGAGTTTGGTGTATTCACCGAAGAAAAGGGCGATAAAATTATTAAGCACTTTGAAAAAGGGTATGAAGAGTTAGAAAGTACAGGCTTCATCCCTAAGTGGAAACAACCTCACCAAAAAGAATCGTAA
- a CDS encoding metalloregulator ArsR/SmtB family transcription factor: MQLNRLVNFHKALGDKTRLRMIALLKEGPLHGQAIAGKLGLTAPTISHHIAKLREISVIYERREKNTIYFYLDEKKLTSMAEAVLTLGSEAAMDMPSIEETEKAAVLKNFLDHDGRIKELPAKRKKKLIVLEYLVKKLEIGKTYPENELNTFIKKYHEDYATIRREFVMCQFMYRQHGQYELNPKELWPL; this comes from the coding sequence ATGCAATTAAATCGACTTGTTAATTTTCATAAGGCGCTAGGTGATAAAACGCGTCTGCGGATGATTGCCTTGCTAAAGGAAGGACCGCTACACGGTCAAGCGATAGCGGGGAAACTTGGGTTGACGGCACCAACTATCTCCCACCATATTGCTAAGTTGCGAGAGATTTCTGTCATTTATGAAAGACGTGAAAAAAATACGATCTATTTTTATTTAGATGAAAAGAAACTTACATCCATGGCTGAAGCTGTCTTAACATTAGGTAGTGAAGCAGCGATGGACATGCCGTCGATTGAGGAGACTGAAAAGGCGGCTGTACTAAAAAATTTTCTTGATCATGATGGCCGAATTAAGGAATTACCGGCTAAGCGAAAGAAGAAGCTGATTGTCCTTGAATACTTAGTGAAGAAATTAGAAATAGGTAAAACATATCCTGAAAATGAACTCAATACATTTATCAAAAAATATCATGAAGACTATGCCACGATACGCAGAGAATTTGTCATGTGTCAGTTTATGTACAGACAACATGGTCAATATGAGCTTAATCCGAAAGAACTGTGGCCACTTTGA